One region of Pogona vitticeps strain Pit_001003342236 chromosome 1, PviZW2.1, whole genome shotgun sequence genomic DNA includes:
- the VPS18 gene encoding vacuolar protein sorting-associated protein 18 homolog, translating to MASILDQYVDSLSHAASSQQNRASLGIPHTGYVNARWEKETPIFNKQRIDFTPPEKINSLVVSSNQLCMSLGKDILFRLDLAKADEPNQVELGRKDEAKVYKLFLDHTGSHLIIALNTNECLYLNRSAQKVRVLSRWKGHLIESIGWNKLFGTEVNTGPILVGTSQGHIYEAEISISEGSLFGTSPDQYFRLIYNLEEEAGPAPVCCLELERGIDGKCFIIATTRKRLFQFVGKIPEGSEQQTFGAIFSMPVDHLPGFREFPASLGYSEIAFYTPKLRSSPSTFAWMMGNGVLYGSLDYGRPDSVLSDEQVWEYPSDVDAVANKPISIVLTQFHFLLLFPDRVKAVCTLNGQVVFQDVFLEKFGSLKRMIKDPTFGQIWIHTEKVVFRYNVQRESRDVWKMYMNINKFDLAKEYCRDRAECLDVVLAKEAEYCFQNRRYMESAKCYALTQNYFEEIALKFIEAQQEEALMEFLIKKLASFQPSEKTQTTLLTTWLTELYLNRLGVLEGDASKRDLYEKTRDNFRSFLGSPRNEKCLFNNRATIHELLASHGDTEHMVYFAVIMQDYERVIAHYCQHENFNEALEILSKIKDNDLFYKFSPILIHHIPKKVVDAWIEMGKKLDAKKLIPALVNYSQSGSTQQVNEAIRYMEFCVTELEETQQAIHNYLLSLYASCRPDSLLSYLEQAGTYADNIHYDLKYALRLCAEHGHHRACVHVYKVMEMYEEAVGLALQVDVDLAKSCADLPEEDEELRKKLWLKIARHVVQEEKDVKKAMACLSSCDLLKIEDILPFFPDFVTIDHFKEAICNSLEAYNKHIEELKMEMEEATQSAKRIREDIQEMRNKYGSVEPQEKCAACEFPLLNRPFYLFLCGHMFHYDCLLQAVYPNLPAYKQAKLEDLQKKLSATNQPSKSHHRSKDTDNAGQGKGQPSREQMKADIDDIVAPECVYCGELMIRSIDKPFIDPQRYDEEMQSWL from the exons gatatgtGAATGCTCGGTGGGAAAAGGAGACACCGATTTTTAACAAACAGAGGATTGATTTCACCCCTCCTGAGAAGATTAATAGCCTTGTAGTCTCCTCCAACCAATTGTGTATGAGCCTTGGAAAAGACATACTTTTTAG ACTTGACTTGGCAAAAGCTGATGAGCCTAACCAGGTAGAGCTCGGACGAAAGGATGAGGCCAAAGTTTACAAGCTCTTTTTGGATCATACAG gtTCTCACCTTATCATTGCCCTGAATACCAATGAATGCCTGTATCTGAACCGAAGTGCTCAGAAGGTGCGGGTCCTATCCCGCTGGAAAGGTCATTTGATTGAAAGCATAGGGTGGAACAAGTTATTTGGTACAGAGGTTAACACAGGGCCCATTTTGGTTGGAACCTCCCAAGGCCACATATACGAGGCTGAGATTTCCATCAGTGAAGGCAGCCTCTTTGGCACTAGCCCTGACCAATATTTCCGTCTCATTTACAACCtcgaggaggaggcaggacctgCCCCAGTCTGCTGTCTTGAGTTAGAGCGGGGCATTGATGGGAAGTGCTTCATCATTGCCACTACACGCAAGAGGctatttcagtttgttggcaaGATTCCAGAAGGATCAGAGCAGCAAACCTTTGGTGCAATCTTTAGCATGCCTGTAGATCACTTGCCTGGCTTCCGTGAGTTTCCAGCCAGCCTGGGCTACAGTGAAATAGCCTTCTACACCCCAAAACTCCGCTCTTCACCAAGTACATTTGCTTGGATGATGGGAAATGGTGTCTTGTATGGATCCCTGGACTATGGACGTCCGGACTCTGTGTTGAGTGATGAGCAGGTCTGGGAGTATCCTTCTGATGTAGACGCAGTTGCCAATAAGCCCATTTCTATAGTCCTCACCCAGTTCCATTTCCTGTTGCTGTTCCCTGACAGAGTGAAAGCCGTTTGCACTCTGAATGGACAGGTGGTCTTCCAAGATGTGTTCTTGGAAAAGTTTGGCTCGCTGAAGCGTATGATCAAAGATCCTACCTTTGGCCAAATCTGGATTCACACAGAAAAGGTGGTGTTTCGATATAATGTACAGCGAGAGTCCCGTGATGTATGGAAGATGTACATGAATATCAATAAGTTTGATCTGGCTAAAGAGTACTGCAGGGACCGTGCCGAGTGCCTTGACGTTGTGTTGGCAAAGGAAGCAGAATACTGCTTCCAGAACAGGAGATACATGGAAAGTGCAAAGTGTTATGCATTGACGCAAAATTATTTTGAGGAAATTGCCCTTAAGTTTATTGAAGCCCAGCAAGAAGAAGCACTGATGGAGTTTCTGATTAAGAAACTGGCTAGTTTTCAGCCCTCTGAAAAGACTCAGACTACCTTGCTGACCACCTGGCTAACGGAGCTCTACTTAAATCGGCTGGGTGTGTTGGAAGGCGATGCCTCCAAGAGGGATTTGTATGAGAAGACCAGGGACAATTTCCGCAGCTTCTTGGGCAGCCCCAGGAATGAAAAGTGCCTGTTCAACAACCGAGCCACTATTCACGAGCTGTTGGCCAGCCATGGGGACACTGAGCACATGGTGTACTTTGCAGTCATAATGCAAGACTATGAGCGGGTGATAGCCCATTACTGCCAACACGAAAATTTCAATGAAGCACTAGAAATCTTGTCCAAAATCAAGGATAATGATCTCTTTTACAAGTTTTCTCCCATTTTGATTCACCATATCCCCAAGAAAGTGGTGGATGCTTGGATTGAAATGGGCAAGAAACTGGATGCCAAGAAGCTCATCCCTGCCCTTGTTAACTACAGTCAGAGTGGGAGCACCCAGCAGGTCAACGAAGCCATTCGCTACATGGAGTTCTGCGTGACTGAGCTGGAGGAAACTCAGCAGGCAATTCACAATTATCTGTTGTCCCTCTATGCTTCGTGTCGCCCGGACTCACTGTTGTCGTACCTGGAACAAGCAGGAACCTATGCTGACAATATCCACTATGACCTGAAATACGCACTTAGGCTCTGTGCAGAACATGGACACCACCGTGCATGTGTCCATGTGTACAAAGTTATGGAAATGTATGAGGAAGCTGTGGGTCTTGCTTTACAG gTCGATGTAGATTTAGCAAAATCCTGTGCAGATCTTCCTGAGGAAGACGAGGAGCTGAGAAAGAAACTCTGGCTGAAAATTGCACGGCATGTGGTCCAGGAAGAGAAGGATGTGAAGAAGGCCATGGCGTGCCTTTCCAGTTGTGACCTGCTGAAGATCGAAGATATCCTACCCTTCTTCCCAGACTTTGTCACTATTGATCACTTCAAGGAAGCCATCTGCAACTCTTTAGAAGCCTATAACAAGCACATAGAGGAGCTAAAGATGGAGATGGAAGAAGCAACCCAGAGTGCCAAAAGGATACGTGAAGACATTCAGGAAATGAGAAACAAATATGGCTCTGTGGAACCACAGGAAAAATGTGCTGCATGTGAATTTCCCCTTCTAAATCGTCCCTTTTATCTTTTTCTCTGTGGCCACATGTTCCACTATGATTGCCTTCTCCAGGCAGTTTATCCCAACTTGCCTGCTTATAAGCAAGCTAAATTGGAGGACCTTCAGAAGAAGCTTTCAGCTACAAACCAACCCTCCAAATCCCACCATCGTTCTAAGGACACAGATAATGCTGGTCAAGGGAaaggccagccaagcagggaacAGATGAAAGCTGATATTGATGATATTGTGGCACCTGAATGTGTATATTGTGGAGAACTAATGATCCGATCAATTGACAAACCTTTCATTGATCCACAAAGGTATGATGAGGAGATGCAGAGCTGGTTGTAG